One Catalinimonas alkaloidigena DNA window includes the following coding sequences:
- the secDF gene encoding protein translocase subunit SecDF gives MQNRAVVITLAVVVALLCSYYLSFTLVSRGIQKDATEYARKADGEVDFRKRQSYLDSIWREPVYNFLGAEFTYQEVKNNELKLGLDLQGGMQVTLEVSPVEILRAMSGNSRDPQFLQALQRAREMQQNSQDPFVTLFVQAYEEINPQGQLRDIFATSANRERITFESSNDEVAQVLQSEVDDAIDRSFQILRTRIDRFGTTQPNIQRLPGTGRIQVELPGADDVDRIHKNLTSVAKLEFLEVAEGDEFFPSLQNFIAYLSEHEDDPAIVSIVGQRQRPATPATDGNNPFGEGQENEADPFGDSAADATTTTVGPADSASAAAGDTADLANQLATADTMATDSLPQGSLFFDLFQVTQRGDLFVNVRDTAKVNDLLALPQVRSMFPSNIAFAYDVKPFGDTEEFVTLYPVKRTRGGVASLEGDVITDARQDFGENGQPEVTMQMNATGAKKWKKLTGENIGQRVAIALDNQVYSAPVVNGEIPNGSSSISGNFELQEAKDLANILKAGKLPAPTRIVEEAIVGPSLGREAINQGLVSVAAGLGLVVLFMVLYYSTGGIVSDVALLANVFFILGIMAQPQLGTALTLPGIAGIVLTIGMAVDANVLIFERIKEEIARGNSPAAAIKLGYQKALSSIIDGNMTTLLTAIILFLLGTGPIKGFAVTLIIGILCSFFTAVFLTRVIVEWSVKRGRVPSFETSISRKIFNNVHLNVVANRKKAYIFSGSLIVVGLILMFTMGLNFGVDFTGGRSYVVDFNAPVVASDLKATLTDDFENAGTEVKTYNGNSQLKVTTSYLANDESEEADNQVRAALQKGLSEYSDLNPQVVSSSKVGATIADDIKNSALESVFLALAVIFIYVYVRFNRSWQFGLGAVVALFHDVLTVLSAVAIARVLGLQLEVDQVFVAAMLTVVGYSINDTVVIFDRIREYIQDNPRLRVIDLLDEAVSSTLSRTMMTAVTTLFVVLVLFLFGGAVLKGFSFSLIMGVLLGTFSSLFIAPGLIVDTTKSETKTAVKA, from the coding sequence ATGCAAAACCGAGCGGTAGTTATTACCCTGGCAGTGGTAGTAGCGCTTCTTTGCAGCTATTATCTTTCATTTACACTCGTGTCGCGGGGCATCCAAAAAGATGCGACCGAATACGCACGGAAAGCCGATGGCGAGGTGGACTTCCGGAAACGGCAATCATACCTCGATTCGATCTGGCGCGAGCCGGTTTACAACTTCTTAGGTGCCGAGTTCACGTACCAGGAAGTGAAGAACAACGAGTTGAAGTTGGGTCTTGACCTGCAGGGTGGGATGCAGGTGACACTGGAAGTGTCGCCGGTCGAAATTCTTCGCGCCATGTCGGGCAATAGCCGCGATCCGCAGTTTTTGCAGGCCCTGCAGCGCGCCCGCGAAATGCAGCAGAACAGCCAGGACCCTTTTGTGACGCTGTTTGTACAGGCTTACGAAGAGATCAACCCGCAGGGGCAGCTGCGCGATATTTTCGCTACCAGCGCCAACCGCGAGCGGATCACTTTCGAATCGAGCAACGACGAGGTAGCACAGGTGTTGCAGAGCGAAGTTGATGATGCCATCGATCGTTCGTTCCAGATCCTGCGGACGCGTATCGACCGCTTCGGAACCACGCAGCCCAACATCCAACGCCTCCCGGGAACGGGTCGTATTCAGGTGGAACTGCCCGGTGCCGATGACGTAGACCGCATCCACAAAAACCTGACGAGCGTCGCGAAACTGGAGTTTCTGGAAGTAGCTGAAGGCGATGAGTTCTTCCCTTCGCTGCAAAACTTCATTGCGTACCTGAGCGAACATGAGGACGACCCCGCCATTGTTTCGATTGTGGGTCAGCGCCAGCGCCCGGCCACCCCGGCCACGGACGGCAATAATCCCTTCGGTGAAGGACAGGAAAACGAAGCCGATCCGTTTGGCGATAGTGCCGCCGATGCCACTACAACTACCGTAGGACCTGCCGACAGCGCAAGTGCCGCCGCCGGCGATACGGCCGATCTGGCCAACCAGCTCGCCACTGCCGATACCATGGCAACCGATTCGCTGCCGCAAGGCTCGCTTTTCTTCGATCTTTTCCAGGTGACGCAACGCGGCGACCTGTTCGTAAACGTTCGCGATACGGCCAAAGTCAACGATCTGCTGGCGCTTCCGCAGGTGCGTAGCATGTTCCCCAGCAACATTGCGTTTGCGTATGATGTGAAGCCTTTCGGCGATACTGAAGAGTTTGTGACGCTGTATCCGGTGAAGCGTACCCGTGGTGGTGTTGCTTCCCTCGAAGGGGACGTGATCACCGACGCGCGCCAGGATTTTGGCGAGAACGGTCAGCCGGAAGTAACCATGCAGATGAACGCTACCGGCGCGAAGAAGTGGAAAAAGCTGACCGGCGAAAACATCGGCCAGCGTGTCGCCATTGCCCTGGACAACCAGGTCTATTCAGCGCCGGTTGTAAACGGCGAAATTCCGAACGGAAGCTCTTCCATCTCGGGGAACTTCGAGTTGCAGGAAGCCAAAGACCTGGCTAACATCTTGAAAGCTGGTAAGCTGCCCGCGCCGACACGTATCGTCGAAGAAGCAATCGTGGGTCCTTCGCTGGGACGCGAGGCCATCAACCAGGGGCTGGTGTCCGTGGCGGCTGGTCTGGGTCTGGTGGTGCTGTTCATGGTGCTCTACTACAGCACCGGCGGTATCGTATCGGATGTCGCGTTGCTAGCCAACGTATTCTTCATCCTGGGCATCATGGCGCAGCCCCAACTGGGTACGGCGCTCACCCTGCCGGGGATCGCGGGTATTGTACTGACCATCGGGATGGCGGTCGACGCCAACGTACTGATTTTCGAGCGGATCAAGGAAGAAATCGCGCGGGGCAACTCGCCTGCCGCGGCCATCAAGCTTGGCTACCAAAAAGCTTTGAGTTCGATCATCGATGGTAACATGACTACGTTGCTGACGGCCATCATTCTGTTCCTGTTGGGAACGGGGCCGATCAAAGGTTTTGCTGTTACGCTGATCATCGGTATTCTCTGTTCGTTCTTCACGGCCGTCTTCCTGACTCGTGTGATCGTAGAGTGGTCGGTGAAGCGTGGACGCGTGCCGAGCTTTGAGACGTCGATCTCTCGTAAAATCTTCAACAACGTACACCTGAACGTAGTAGCCAACCGGAAGAAGGCTTACATCTTCTCAGGATCACTCATCGTAGTCGGGTTGATTCTGATGTTCACCATGGGCCTGAACTTCGGGGTAGACTTCACAGGAGGTCGCTCGTACGTAGTCGATTTCAACGCACCGGTGGTAGCTTCTGATCTGAAAGCCACCCTGACCGACGATTTTGAAAATGCCGGTACAGAAGTGAAAACCTACAATGGGAACTCACAGCTGAAAGTAACGACCAGCTACCTGGCGAACGACGAATCGGAAGAAGCCGACAACCAGGTGCGCGCCGCCCTGCAAAAGGGGTTGAGCGAATACAGCGATCTCAATCCGCAAGTGGTAAGCTCCAGCAAAGTAGGGGCGACCATCGCCGACGACATCAAAAACTCGGCCTTGGAATCAGTCTTCCTGGCCCTGGCCGTGATCTTCATTTACGTCTACGTGCGGTTTAACCGCAGCTGGCAGTTCGGTCTGGGTGCTGTGGTAGCGTTGTTCCACGACGTGCTGACGGTGCTGAGTGCCGTGGCAATTGCACGCGTGCTGGGCTTGCAACTGGAAGTTGACCAGGTGTTTGTGGCGGCGATGCTGACGGTGGTAGGGTACTCGATCAACGATACGGTAGTTATCTTCGACCGCATTCGTGAGTACATCCAGGACAACCCACGACTGCGGGTAATCGACCTGCTGGACGAAGCGGTCAGCAGCACGCTGAGCCGTACCATGATGACGGCCGTTACCACCTTGTTCGTGGTACTGGTGCTGTTCCTGTTCGGTGGAGCGGTGCTGAAAGGCTTCTCGTTCTCGCTGATCATGGGCGTATTGCTGGGTACGTTCTCGTCCCTGTTCATTGCGCCCGGTCTGATCGTCGACACGACCAAGTCAGAAACCAAGACCGCAGTGAAGGCCTAA
- a CDS encoding potassium channel family protein — protein MINKFAVIGLGQFGYSIARTLAQRGAEVLAIDIDAEKVERIKDEVAYAVSLDATDIRSLRAQNVQDVDAVVVAIGENFEGLLLTTVLMQELKVKRVIARAANAQQRMILEKMGIEEILSPEDEVGKTVAEMLLHPNMRSFIPLPDEYEIVEINTPRRAANHTISQIGLRERYNLNLITIKRTFEEKHEGETVLVEHIIGVPKGDTVLYESDIIILLGKTQDVDKFIEVNR, from the coding sequence ATGATCAATAAATTCGCGGTGATTGGCCTGGGCCAGTTCGGTTACTCCATCGCCCGTACGCTGGCGCAACGCGGGGCGGAGGTGCTGGCCATCGACATCGATGCCGAGAAAGTAGAGCGCATCAAAGACGAAGTGGCCTACGCCGTTAGTCTCGACGCGACCGACATTCGCTCCCTGCGGGCGCAAAACGTGCAGGACGTCGATGCGGTGGTCGTGGCCATCGGCGAAAACTTTGAGGGACTGTTGCTGACCACCGTGCTGATGCAGGAACTGAAGGTAAAGCGCGTGATTGCCCGGGCGGCTAACGCCCAGCAGCGCATGATTCTGGAAAAGATGGGCATCGAAGAGATTCTTTCGCCGGAAGACGAGGTCGGGAAAACGGTGGCCGAAATGCTGCTGCACCCCAACATGCGCTCGTTCATTCCGCTGCCCGATGAATACGAAATCGTCGAGATCAACACCCCCCGGCGTGCGGCCAACCACACCATTAGCCAGATTGGCCTGCGCGAGCGCTACAACCTGAACCTGATCACCATCAAGCGCACGTTCGAAGAAAAACACGAAGGCGAAACCGTGCTGGTCGAACACATCATTGGCGTACCGAAAGGCGACACCGTCCTCTACGAATCGGACATCATCATTCTGCTGGGCAAAACGCAGGACGTCGACAAGTTTATCGAGGTGAACCGCTAA
- a CDS encoding uridine kinase, which yields MAYQPYIVGITGGSASGKTRLLRRLLDVFPKEDMCLISQDNYYRPQEEQPLDINGVINYDMPESIDHEAYSRDIAALRRGETVTRPEYTFNNPELVPSVLTYHPAPLILVEGIFVFYYPDVSRLIDLKVFVDAREHVKLKRRIMRDLEERGYGLEDILYQYEHHVVPTYEQYIKPFKYDADLILPNNDTFDKGLDVVISYLKQKIQATHDQ from the coding sequence ATGGCATACCAACCCTACATCGTGGGCATCACGGGCGGAAGCGCCAGCGGCAAGACGCGCCTCCTGCGTCGGCTGCTCGACGTCTTCCCAAAAGAAGACATGTGCCTCATCTCGCAGGACAACTACTACCGGCCGCAGGAAGAACAACCGCTCGACATCAACGGGGTGATCAACTACGATATGCCGGAGTCGATCGACCACGAAGCCTACAGCCGCGACATTGCGGCCCTGCGGCGGGGCGAGACGGTGACGCGCCCGGAGTATACCTTCAACAATCCTGAACTGGTGCCCAGCGTGCTGACCTACCACCCGGCCCCGCTCATTCTGGTGGAGGGGATTTTTGTGTTTTACTACCCGGACGTCTCCCGCCTGATCGACCTCAAGGTGTTTGTGGATGCGCGCGAGCACGTAAAACTGAAGCGCCGGATTATGCGCGACCTGGAAGAACGCGGCTACGGCCTGGAAGACATTCTGTATCAGTACGAACATCACGTAGTGCCGACGTACGAACAGTACATCAAACCGTTTAAATACGACGCCGACCTGATCCTCCCGAACAACGATACCTTTGACAAGGGGCTGGACGTGGTGATCTCTTACCTGAAGCAAAAGATTCAAGCAACGCATGATCAATAA
- a CDS encoding non-canonical purine NTP diphosphatase translates to MNLPQLCFATNNAHKLSEVRQLLAGQYDVVSLADIGCFDELPETQKTLEGNALQKARYVKDHFGVDCFADDTGLEVEALGGAPGVYSARYAGPARDSQQNMAKLLQELEGKPNRRARFRTCIALIQGNQELLFDGIVAGEILRAQRGAAGFGYDPVFRPEHKTRSFAEMPADEKNRISHRGRAVAALITHLKAEK, encoded by the coding sequence ATGAATCTCCCTCAACTCTGTTTCGCGACCAACAACGCGCACAAACTTTCGGAAGTACGGCAACTACTGGCTGGTCAGTACGACGTGGTGAGCCTCGCTGACATCGGCTGTTTCGACGAACTGCCCGAGACCCAGAAGACGCTGGAAGGCAACGCCCTGCAAAAGGCCCGCTACGTGAAAGATCACTTTGGTGTCGACTGCTTTGCCGACGATACAGGACTGGAAGTGGAAGCGCTCGGTGGAGCGCCCGGCGTCTACTCGGCGCGGTACGCCGGTCCGGCCCGCGATAGCCAGCAGAACATGGCGAAGCTGTTGCAGGAACTCGAAGGCAAGCCGAACCGCCGCGCGCGTTTCCGGACGTGCATCGCGCTGATCCAGGGAAACCAGGAGTTGCTGTTCGACGGAATTGTGGCCGGAGAGATTTTGCGGGCGCAGCGTGGGGCTGCCGGCTTCGGGTACGATCCGGTCTTTCGGCCCGAGCACAAAACCCGGTCGTTTGCCGAAATGCCGGCGGACGAAAAGAACCGGATCAGCCACCGGGGGCGAGCCGTGGCGGCGTTGATCACGCACCTGAAAGCCGAAAAGTAG
- a CDS encoding SMP-30/gluconolactonase/LRE family protein has protein sequence MRFLFLSCLLLCLHPAASSGQATPPYPTFGHIVREDPALDALLEADAQIEVLASGFVWTEGPVWVRDSSYLLFSDAPRNSVMKWDPDEGVSLFMKPAGYTGIGDYGDEPGSNGLILDPEGRLILCEHGDRRIARLEPNGGKKTLADNYQGKRFNSPNDVVRKSNGDLYFTDPIYGLPQKQDDPRREMDYCGVFRLSTDGTVTLLTKEFARPNGIAFSPDEKTLYVAQSDRVAIWKAFPVKKDGTLGEGQLFYDVSDQMGRLPGAPDGMKVDAQGNLFATGPGGIYIFSPKGKLLGRIDTGRPTANCNWGDDGSVLYITAEHYLCRIRTKTKGNGW, from the coding sequence ATGCGCTTTCTGTTTCTCTCCTGCCTGCTTCTTTGTCTGCATCCGGCAGCCTCCTCCGGACAGGCCACGCCCCCCTATCCTACGTTTGGGCACATTGTCCGCGAAGACCCTGCCCTGGACGCTTTGCTGGAGGCCGATGCCCAGATCGAAGTACTGGCGTCGGGTTTCGTCTGGACGGAAGGCCCCGTTTGGGTGCGCGACAGCAGCTACCTGCTTTTCTCCGACGCCCCGCGCAACTCCGTGATGAAATGGGACCCCGACGAGGGCGTGAGCCTGTTCATGAAACCGGCGGGCTATACCGGCATAGGCGACTACGGCGACGAACCGGGAAGCAATGGCCTGATCCTCGATCCGGAGGGACGGCTGATTTTGTGCGAGCACGGCGACCGGCGCATTGCCCGGCTGGAACCGAACGGCGGCAAAAAGACGCTTGCCGATAACTACCAGGGAAAGCGGTTCAACAGTCCGAACGATGTGGTGAGGAAGTCGAACGGCGATCTGTATTTCACCGATCCGATCTACGGACTACCGCAAAAACAGGACGATCCGCGCCGGGAGATGGACTACTGCGGGGTGTTCCGCCTCTCGACCGACGGAACGGTAACGCTCCTGACGAAAGAATTTGCGCGTCCGAATGGCATTGCGTTCTCGCCCGATGAAAAGACGCTCTACGTCGCACAATCCGACCGGGTGGCCATCTGGAAAGCCTTCCCGGTCAAAAAGGACGGCACGCTGGGCGAAGGCCAACTCTTTTACGACGTGTCCGACCAGATGGGCCGACTCCCCGGCGCGCCCGACGGCATGAAAGTCGACGCACAAGGCAATCTGTTTGCGACCGGTCCGGGCGGCATCTACATTTTCTCCCCGAAAGGCAAGCTGCTGGGCCGCATCGATACGGGCCGCCCCACGGCCAACTGCAACTGGGGCGACGACGGCTCCGTGCTCTACATCACCGCCGAACACTACCTCTGCCGCATCCGGACCAAAACAAAGGGCAACGGCTGGTAA
- a CDS encoding 4a-hydroxytetrahydrobiopterin dehydratase: MWKEEDDKLKKTFEFKDFNQAFRFMTGVALVAEKMDHHPWWSNVYNTVSFELNTHDAGNKVTDRDRKLAKKIDELAAQFGQ, translated from the coding sequence ATGTGGAAAGAAGAAGACGACAAACTCAAGAAAACGTTTGAGTTCAAGGACTTTAACCAAGCGTTCCGTTTCATGACGGGCGTGGCGTTGGTCGCCGAAAAAATGGACCATCACCCTTGGTGGAGCAACGTATACAACACCGTCAGTTTCGAACTCAATACCCACGATGCCGGCAACAAAGTCACCGACCGCGACCGAAAGTTGGCGAAGAAAATCGACGAACTCGCCGCACAGTTTGGACAGTAG
- a CDS encoding GNAT family N-acetyltransferase: protein MIRIIQPQTPDELRRYYRLRYEVLRKPWGQPEGSEQDNPDEHTSQHFAALDEDGETVAVCRLHLNNADEAQVRYMGVSEKVRGQGVGKQLLSAAEMAAKAQGAKYVMLHARENAVPFYKSAGYHIIADSYLLFGTIQHYQMRKEL from the coding sequence ATGATTCGCATCATTCAGCCCCAGACGCCGGACGAATTACGGCGCTATTACCGGTTGCGCTACGAAGTATTACGAAAGCCGTGGGGCCAGCCGGAAGGCAGCGAGCAGGATAACCCAGATGAGCACACAAGCCAACACTTTGCCGCTCTCGACGAAGATGGTGAGACAGTGGCCGTTTGCCGGCTGCACCTGAACAACGCCGACGAGGCACAGGTCCGCTACATGGGGGTGTCGGAAAAGGTGCGGGGGCAGGGCGTCGGCAAGCAGCTGCTAAGCGCCGCCGAAATGGCAGCGAAAGCGCAAGGCGCGAAGTACGTCATGCTCCACGCGCGCGAAAATGCGGTGCCGTTCTACAAAAGCGCGGGCTACCACATCATCGCCGACAGTTACCTTTTGTTTGGTACCATCCAGCATTACCAGATGCGGAAGGAATTGTGA
- a CDS encoding AsmA-like C-terminal region-containing protein produces the protein MKKILYIVGGIVAFLLLAAALIPVLFKDQIKAQVDKALAESLKADVYYSADDFQLSLFRHFPNASVGLKNFGVVGRDQFAGDTLVNVGEFELVLNLMSLFGDQITVNSVVLDQPRILAKVLSDGSANWDIAVEDTTAVTTDTASSEFAIRIKEWNVNNGEVIYIDNQSAMYAHLMGLNHRGSGDISQDVYDLQTSTQVDYLTFEFDTVEYLSNDRLQADVTLNMNMPESKYTFKDNTIRLNDFAFGFDGFVQMPDTSAVGVDLTFQTRETDFKNILSLVPGIYTDQYDDLKTEGTLAFDGFAKGTYRYDGTSMPAFAINLNVNNGRLQYPDLPTPVENVKVDLKVNSPSNDLEEMQVNLNEFHLDMGKNPVDMKAQVKGLTNMNVDANVKANVNLAQVSEIFPLEGMSLRGLFNLNATAKGVYNDGLGRMPQIQADMKLSDGYVKTTDFPAPVENMAVEATVTNTTGETADTKVSVPQFAFALDGQPFRGTAYLENPDDLFYDVTAKGTINLTKIDQMFKLEEMMEMPGLKIAGEINADIETKGRMSDVEAERYGDLPTSGTMQVSNFTYADADLPQGVTIKNAALQFNPDRMEITEYQGALGKSDVSLTGYVSNYIGYLFGENQTIRGKMDFRSNQFDVNEWMSDEETSETDTAAVTEPFEVPQDVDFTLTTAIQKVLYDNMELTNVKGDVIVRDGTVRMQGLSFGTLGGTIVMNGTYDSRNLSMPSFDFDMDINQVSIPQAYQTFNTVQALAPVAKAMSGNFNTKFKLAGNLDSGMNPMYNTLDGGGLISLVGASVKDLGLLQKINSVTKLNAPTNVDLRDVKIQAEVEDGKAVFNPFDVKVGDFKMTIGGSNSFTGAIDYLTQVEVPAGKVGGAVTSTLSSLIGQEINAPEKLLMNFNVGGTYDDPKVSLAGVNGVGGSGTTTKEAVTEAVKEKVDDLKEQAQAKADSARKAAEARAQQELEKAKQEAEQKAQAEADRLKKEAEERAKKEAQKLKDRFGLPK, from the coding sequence ATGAAAAAGATCCTTTATATCGTGGGCGGGATCGTGGCATTCCTGCTCCTGGCCGCCGCGCTGATTCCGGTGCTGTTCAAAGACCAGATCAAAGCCCAGGTCGACAAGGCGCTGGCCGAATCGCTCAAGGCCGACGTGTATTACAGCGCCGACGATTTCCAACTGAGCCTGTTCCGCCATTTCCCGAATGCCTCTGTGGGGCTGAAAAACTTTGGCGTGGTGGGCCGCGACCAGTTTGCGGGCGATACGCTCGTCAACGTCGGCGAATTTGAACTGGTCCTGAACCTGATGAGCCTGTTCGGCGATCAGATCACGGTCAACTCGGTCGTGCTGGACCAGCCGCGTATCCTGGCAAAGGTGCTGTCGGACGGCAGCGCGAACTGGGACATCGCCGTCGAAGACACCACGGCCGTCACGACCGATACCGCTTCGTCCGAATTTGCCATCCGCATCAAAGAGTGGAACGTGAACAACGGCGAGGTGATTTACATCGACAACCAGTCGGCCATGTACGCGCACCTGATGGGCCTGAATCACCGGGGCAGCGGCGACATTTCGCAGGATGTGTACGACCTGCAAACCTCGACGCAAGTCGACTACCTGACGTTCGAGTTCGATACGGTCGAGTACCTCAGCAACGACCGGTTGCAGGCCGACGTGACCCTCAACATGAACATGCCGGAGTCGAAGTATACGTTCAAAGACAATACGATTCGCCTGAACGACTTCGCTTTTGGTTTCGATGGCTTTGTACAGATGCCCGATACCAGTGCGGTGGGCGTAGACCTGACGTTCCAGACCCGCGAAACCGACTTTAAAAACATTCTGTCGCTGGTGCCGGGAATTTACACCGACCAGTACGACGACCTCAAAACCGAGGGCACGCTGGCCTTTGACGGCTTCGCGAAAGGTACGTACCGTTACGACGGCACGAGCATGCCTGCCTTTGCGATCAACCTGAACGTGAACAACGGTCGCCTGCAATACCCCGATCTGCCCACGCCGGTCGAGAACGTAAAAGTGGACCTGAAGGTGAACAGCCCGTCGAACGATCTGGAAGAGATGCAGGTCAATCTGAACGAGTTTCACCTCGACATGGGTAAAAATCCGGTCGACATGAAGGCACAGGTCAAAGGCCTGACCAACATGAATGTAGACGCTAACGTGAAGGCCAACGTGAACCTGGCGCAGGTGAGCGAGATCTTCCCGCTGGAGGGCATGTCGTTGCGAGGATTATTTAACCTGAACGCCACCGCCAAAGGTGTGTATAACGACGGTCTGGGTCGCATGCCGCAAATTCAGGCCGACATGAAACTCAGCGATGGCTACGTGAAAACGACCGATTTCCCGGCACCGGTAGAAAACATGGCCGTCGAAGCGACGGTGACCAATACCACGGGCGAAACAGCCGATACCAAAGTGAGTGTGCCGCAGTTTGCCTTCGCACTCGACGGGCAGCCGTTCCGCGGCACGGCCTACCTGGAAAATCCCGACGATCTGTTCTACGACGTAACGGCCAAAGGCACGATCAATCTGACGAAAATCGACCAGATGTTCAAGCTGGAGGAGATGATGGAAATGCCGGGGCTGAAAATCGCCGGGGAGATCAATGCGGATATCGAAACGAAAGGACGGATGTCGGACGTGGAGGCGGAGCGCTACGGCGACCTGCCGACCAGCGGCACCATGCAGGTCAGCAACTTTACTTACGCCGATGCGGATCTGCCTCAGGGCGTCACCATCAAGAACGCGGCCCTGCAGTTCAACCCCGACCGCATGGAAATTACGGAGTATCAGGGTGCACTGGGCAAAAGCGACGTGAGCCTGACGGGCTACGTGTCGAACTACATCGGCTACCTGTTCGGCGAGAACCAAACCATTCGTGGCAAGATGGACTTTCGTTCCAACCAGTTCGACGTCAACGAGTGGATGTCTGACGAGGAAACGAGCGAGACGGATACGGCGGCGGTTACCGAGCCGTTCGAAGTGCCGCAGGACGTGGACTTTACCCTGACAACCGCGATTCAGAAAGTGCTGTACGACAACATGGAGCTGACCAACGTGAAGGGCGACGTAATTGTCCGCGATGGCACGGTACGGATGCAAGGGCTTTCGTTCGGGACCCTGGGCGGCACCATCGTGATGAACGGTACGTACGACAGCCGCAACCTCAGCATGCCGTCGTTCGATTTCGACATGGACATCAATCAGGTATCCATTCCGCAGGCCTATCAGACGTTCAATACCGTGCAGGCCCTGGCGCCGGTTGCCAAAGCAATGTCGGGAAATTTCAACACCAAGTTTAAGCTGGCCGGGAACCTCGACAGTGGCATGAATCCGATGTACAACACGCTGGACGGCGGCGGGCTGATTTCCCTTGTGGGCGCGTCTGTAAAAGACCTGGGCCTGTTGCAAAAAATCAATTCTGTGACCAAGCTGAACGCCCCGACCAACGTCGACCTGCGTGACGTGAAGATCCAGGCCGAAGTCGAGGATGGAAAGGCCGTCTTCAACCCCTTCGATGTGAAAGTCGGCGACTTCAAAATGACCATCGGCGGCAGCAACAGCTTCACCGGGGCCATCGATTACCTCACGCAGGTGGAAGTGCCGGCGGGCAAAGTGGGCGGTGCGGTAACGTCTACGCTTTCGTCGCTGATCGGACAGGAAATCAACGCTCCCGAGAAATTGCTGATGAATTTTAACGTCGGCGGCACCTACGACGATCCGAAGGTGAGCCTGGCCGGCGTAAACGGCGTGGGCGGCAGCGGCACCACCACCAAAGAAGCCGTCACCGAAGCCGTAAAAGAGAAAGTCGACGACCTGAAAGAACAGGCCCAGGCGAAAGCCGACAGTGCCCGGAAAGCTGCCGAAGCCCGGGCACAACAGGAGCTGGAAAAGGCCAAACAGGAAGCGGAGCAGAAAGCCCAGGCCGAGGCCGACCGCCTGAAAAAAGAAGCCGAAGAGCGCGCCAAAAAAGAAGCGCAGAAGTTAAAAGACCGCTTTGGCCTGCCCAAGTAA